CCGACACGCACCCGGCGCTGCCGTCGCGGACGGATCCGCTCCCGTACACACCCTGACGACCTGCACTCACCGGTAACCCGCTGAGAGGCCTCCCGGCGTCGAAGATGGGGAGTTCAGTGGATTCGCGTACGGAACCTGCGGATTCCGCGATTGTCCGGCTTCGCTCTCGTAGGGGCCCGCCGGTTTCGCGTACGCTCCCTACACTGCCTACTTGCGCCGGTGCTTTGGATCCGTTGCTTGCGAGTGCCAGAACTGCGACTGTTGCCCAGGCAATCGTACGACGCATCGGCCCAACACCCTACCCTGGTGGGGTGGGCGCGGCAAGCGGGGAAGCCAGTATGGGGCGACGACCAGCGCACCTAGCCGTACTGCTCTGTTGTTCAGACTCGCGATGTCAAGACAAAGCGCGCTGTTATCAGCGGCACACGCCAGTGCGGCGGGCTGCCTCTGCCACAGCCTCGCCCACCCGGTAAGCAACCGATTTATCAAGCGGGTTCGGCAAGATGCGCTCTGGAGTTGGCTCCAAGACGGTTTCGGCTAGGGCCTGGGCGGCGGCGACCTTCATTTCCTCGTTGATGACTTTGGCTTTGGCGTCGAGCGCGCCGCGAAAGACTCCAGGAAAAGCGAGCACGTTATTGATTTGGTTGGGGAAGTCGCTGCGTCCTGTCCCCACGACCACGGCGCCAGCGGCGCGGGCAAGGTC
The Candidatus Binatia bacterium DNA segment above includes these coding regions:
- a CDS encoding NAD-dependent malic enzyme, with translation DLARAAGAVVVGTGRSDFPNQINNVLAFPGVFRGALDAKAKVINEEMKVAAAQALAETVLEPTPERILPNPLDKSVAYRVGEAVAEAARRTGVCR